In Vigna radiata mitochondrion, complete genome, one DNA window encodes the following:
- the ccmB gene encoding cytochrome c biogenesis B, with product MRRLFLELYNKKIFPSTPITSFSPFLSYIVVTPLILGFEKDFSCHSHLGPIRIPSLFSFPPAPFPRNEKEDGTLEFYYLSAYCLPKILLLQLVGHRVLQISCVFCGFPMLQLPYQFGRSGMDRLNIPSGSLVFTLLCGIHSRLALGITSGSGGNSSQNPTTSPTSLPPTVSRTSIETEWFHVISSIGYSSPFVSLFPIAVSMSLQD from the coding sequence ATGAGACGACTCTTTCTTGAACTATATAATAAAAAGATCTTCCCCTCCACACCAATCACGAGTTTTTCTCCATTCCTCTCGTATATCGTCGTAACGCCCTTAATACTAGGTTTTGAAAAAGACTTTTCATGTCATTCCCATTTAGGTCCGATTCGGATCCCTTCGTTGTTTTCTTTCCCTCCCGCGCCTTTTCCTCGAAATGAGAAAGAAGATGGTACACTCGAATTTTATTATTTAAGTGCTTATTGCTTGCCAAAGATCCTACTTCTACAATTGGTAGGTCACCGGGTTCTTCAAATAAGTTGTGTTTTCTGTGGTTTTCCCATGTTACAACTTCCGTACCAATTCGGTCGATCCGGAATGGATCGGTTAAACATTCCATCAGGGAGCCTGGTCTTTACTCTTCTGTGTGGTATTCATTCTCGTTTGGCTCTTGGAATCACATCCGGCAGTGGTGGGAACAGCTCGCAAAATCCAACCACTTCACCTACTTCATTGCCCCCAACCGTTTCTCGTACCTCTATTGAAACAGAATGGTTTCATGTTATTTCATCGATTGGTTATTCCTCTCCGTTCGTCTCTCTTTTTCCAATTGCGGTCTCAATGAGTTTACAAGATTGA